From Sphingomonas bisphenolicum, one genomic window encodes:
- a CDS encoding LysR substrate-binding domain-containing protein: MRRLPPLTALEAFVQVARLGSVKAAAEELALSTPALSRRVQALERFIGRPLFDRKHQALEINAEGQRLLDDIAPALDSLSQALENIQSGGNQLRLRLAVMPLFATQRLFPHLGKLRQQHPQLHIDIETTPHAVARLGEGLDAAIVLSKDIDPALYAHELDHEEVYLIGRRELLEGAQALASPTELAQQTILLHRDMAMSFDAWKEAAGLPDLQPLAIDNYDSGQLMLEAAAQGLGVAVMHASHYEQSGDPRLVRLFPIHVESPYRYFFVCRPRALQTRAVRIFRDWLVSADI; encoded by the coding sequence ATGCGCAGATTGCCGCCCCTAACGGCCCTGGAGGCCTTTGTTCAGGTTGCTCGCCTGGGCTCCGTCAAGGCGGCGGCGGAGGAGCTTGCGCTGTCGACTCCCGCGCTCAGCCGTCGCGTTCAGGCTCTGGAGCGCTTCATCGGCCGCCCCCTGTTCGACCGCAAGCACCAGGCGCTGGAGATCAACGCCGAAGGACAAAGGCTGCTGGACGATATCGCGCCCGCGCTTGATTCGCTGTCGCAGGCGCTGGAAAATATCCAGAGCGGCGGCAACCAGTTGCGCCTGCGCCTGGCGGTGATGCCGCTGTTCGCGACGCAGCGTCTCTTCCCGCATCTGGGCAAACTGCGTCAGCAGCATCCCCAGCTCCATATCGATATCGAAACGACGCCCCATGCGGTCGCGCGGCTGGGCGAAGGGCTGGACGCGGCGATCGTGCTGTCGAAGGATATCGACCCCGCACTTTACGCGCATGAACTGGATCATGAGGAAGTCTATCTGATCGGCCGGCGCGAATTGCTGGAAGGAGCGCAGGCGCTCGCCTCGCCGACGGAACTGGCGCAACAGACGATCCTGCTCCACCGCGACATGGCGATGTCGTTCGACGCCTGGAAGGAAGCGGCGGGCCTGCCCGACCTGCAACCGCTGGCGATCGACAATTATGACTCGGGCCAGTTGATGCTGGAGGCCGCGGCCCAGGGGCTGGGCGTCGCGGTGATGCATGCCAGCCATTATGAACAGTCGGGCGATCCGCGACTGGTGCGGCTGTTCCCGATCCATGTCGAAAGCCCCTATCGCTACTTTTTCGTCTGCCGCCCGCGCGCTTTGCAGACCCGCGCCGTGCGCATTTTCCGCGACTGGCTGGTCAGCGCCGACATCTGA
- a CDS encoding glutathione S-transferase family protein: MWLLYQFPLCPFSRKVRLLLGEKGIGYDLVRESPWAMRDEFLDLNPAGTTPVMADADKGVTLIDSQAICEYFEETVEKFPLISGTAAGRAEVRRLTAFFDQNFYGDVVGPLLHERMKKRLIERAPPDARILREAMKRANVHMDYMDYLLDHRSWMAGGTLSLADIAAAAHLSVADYLGGIDWAGHEPVRRWYAGFKSRPSFRPLLSERMEVITPPAHYEKPDF, from the coding sequence ATGTGGTTGCTTTATCAATTCCCGCTCTGCCCCTTTTCCCGCAAGGTCCGGCTTCTCCTGGGCGAGAAGGGGATTGGCTATGACCTGGTGCGGGAATCGCCCTGGGCGATGCGCGACGAGTTTCTCGACCTGAACCCGGCCGGCACGACGCCGGTGATGGCGGATGCGGACAAGGGCGTGACGCTGATCGACAGCCAGGCGATCTGCGAATATTTCGAGGAGACGGTGGAAAAATTCCCCCTCATCTCCGGCACCGCTGCGGGACGGGCGGAGGTGCGGCGGCTGACCGCCTTTTTCGACCAGAATTTCTATGGCGACGTGGTCGGGCCTTTGTTGCACGAACGGATGAAGAAGCGGCTGATCGAACGCGCGCCGCCCGACGCGCGCATCCTGCGCGAGGCGATGAAGCGCGCCAATGTTCATATGGACTATATGGACTATCTGCTCGACCATCGTAGCTGGATGGCGGGCGGGACGCTCAGCCTGGCCGATATCGCGGCGGCGGCGCATCTGTCGGTGGCGGACTATCTGGGCGGAATCGACTGGGCGGGGCACGAGCCGGTCAGGCGCTGGTATGCGGGCTTCAAGTCGCGCCCGTCCTTCCGCCCGCTCCTGTCCGAGCGGATGGAGGTCATCACCCCGCCGGCCCATTATGAGAAGCCGGATTTCTAA
- the acs gene encoding acetate--CoA ligase — MSDDFFPVPEAWAKDALMDRAARDADYARSIEDSHGYWLERAQRLDWIAAPTLTNESSFAEADFGVKWFADGVLNVSANCIDRHLAQRADQTAILWEPDSPEAQPRRYSYAQLHEEVCRLANVLKAAGAKKGDRITIYMPMIPEAAFALLACARIGAVHSVVFGGFSPDALAGRIQDCDSNIVITADEGRRGGKAVPLKVNVDAALVHCPSVKKVIVVKATGGAVTMQDGRDLWLHEEAAKTSPDCPPEPMNAEDPLFILYTSGSTGKPKGVLHTTGGYLLWAALTHELCFDYRPGDIYWCAADIGWVTGHSYIVYGPLANGATTLMYEGVPNWPTPSRIWEVVDRHQVQTIFTAPTALRALMKEGDGFVHSTSRASLRLLGTVGEPINPEAWRWYHEVVGEGRCPIIDTWWQTETGGAMIAPTPGATDLKPGSATFPMPGVVPQIVDAEGHVLDGAAEGNLVIAQSWPGQMRTVWGDHDRFFQTYFTTFPGKYTTGDGARRDGDGYYWITGRVDDVINVSGHRMGTAEVESALVLHESVAEAAVVGFPHDIKGQGIYAYVTLNSGEDATDELRRTLVQWVRTEIGPIATPDVIQFAPGLPKTRSGKIMRRILRKIAEGEVSAQALGDTSTLADPSVVENLVANRQG; from the coding sequence ATGTCTGACGATTTCTTCCCGGTGCCGGAGGCATGGGCCAAGGACGCGCTGATGGACCGGGCGGCGCGCGACGCCGACTATGCGCGCTCGATCGAGGACAGCCACGGCTATTGGCTGGAACGGGCGCAGCGGCTGGACTGGATCGCGGCGCCGACCCTGACCAATGAAAGCAGTTTCGCCGAAGCCGATTTCGGCGTCAAATGGTTCGCCGACGGCGTGCTGAACGTCAGCGCCAATTGCATCGACCGCCATCTGGCGCAGCGGGCGGACCAGACCGCCATCCTGTGGGAACCCGATTCGCCCGAAGCGCAGCCGCGCCGCTACAGCTATGCCCAACTGCACGAAGAGGTGTGCCGCCTCGCCAATGTGCTCAAGGCCGCCGGCGCGAAGAAGGGCGACCGCATCACCATCTATATGCCGATGATCCCGGAGGCCGCCTTCGCCCTGCTTGCCTGCGCCCGCATCGGCGCGGTCCACAGCGTCGTGTTCGGCGGCTTTTCGCCCGACGCGCTGGCCGGTCGCATCCAGGATTGCGATTCGAATATCGTCATCACCGCCGACGAAGGCCGCCGCGGCGGCAAGGCGGTGCCGCTCAAGGTCAATGTCGACGCCGCGCTCGTCCATTGTCCCAGCGTGAAGAAGGTCATCGTCGTCAAGGCGACCGGCGGGGCGGTGACGATGCAGGACGGCCGCGACCTGTGGCTGCATGAGGAAGCCGCCAAGACATCGCCCGACTGCCCGCCCGAACCGATGAACGCCGAAGACCCGCTGTTCATCCTCTACACCTCCGGCTCCACCGGCAAGCCCAAGGGCGTGCTGCACACGACCGGGGGCTATCTGCTCTGGGCGGCCCTCACGCACGAACTCTGCTTCGATTATCGCCCCGGCGACATCTACTGGTGCGCCGCCGATATCGGCTGGGTCACGGGCCACAGCTATATCGTCTATGGCCCGCTGGCGAACGGCGCGACGACGCTGATGTACGAAGGCGTCCCCAACTGGCCGACCCCCAGCCGCATCTGGGAAGTGGTGGACCGGCATCAGGTGCAGACCATCTTCACCGCCCCCACGGCGCTGCGCGCGCTGATGAAGGAAGGCGACGGCTTCGTCCATTCCACCAGCCGCGCCTCGCTGCGCCTGCTCGGCACGGTGGGCGAACCGATCAACCCGGAAGCCTGGCGCTGGTATCATGAAGTCGTGGGCGAAGGCCGCTGCCCGATCATCGACACCTGGTGGCAGACCGAGACGGGCGGCGCCATGATCGCCCCGACGCCGGGCGCCACCGATCTCAAGCCCGGCTCCGCCACCTTCCCCATGCCCGGCGTAGTGCCGCAGATCGTGGATGCGGAGGGCCATGTGCTGGACGGCGCGGCCGAGGGCAATCTCGTCATCGCGCAAAGCTGGCCGGGCCAGATGCGCACCGTCTGGGGCGATCATGACCGCTTCTTCCAGACCTATTTCACCACCTTCCCCGGCAAATATACCACCGGCGATGGCGCCCGGCGCGACGGCGACGGCTATTACTGGATCACCGGGCGCGTGGACGACGTCATCAACGTGTCGGGCCACCGCATGGGCACGGCCGAGGTCGAAAGCGCGCTGGTGCTGCATGAAAGCGTCGCGGAAGCCGCGGTCGTCGGCTTTCCCCACGACATCAAGGGCCAGGGCATCTACGCCTATGTGACGCTCAACAGCGGCGAGGATGCGACCGACGAACTGCGCAGGACGCTGGTGCAATGGGTGCGCACCGAAATCGGCCCGATCGCCACGCCCGACGTCATCCAGTTCGCACCGGGCCTGCCCAAGACGCGGTCGGGCAAGATCATGCGCCGCATCCTGCGCAAGATCGCCGAGGGCGAGGTGTCCGCGCAGGCATTGGGCGATACCAGCACGCTGGCCGACCCGTCGGTGGTGGAAAATCTGGTCGCCAATCGTCAGGGATAG
- a CDS encoding GGDEF domain-containing protein: MNGAQPSSASPQHGLTDRLARWARGFSGKSEEDVVEEEHRPRSGTASNREINRRRQLYGDIGDFLFAHDLDLTPINFSVALDYLTGANIGVEKAIKAVMMERGKITNGWIESIAAEQRADEVTPESLATMLDKVEENLIQFTGLMHESRNSAKDYGAALQEQAKDLGEGRNNEPVLARLVGLTRSMVEKTRQVESQLRDNQRQTQALKSSLENARRAAEHDHLTGLPNRRAFEGVLGEEMQQALDNGEALSVAFCDIDHFKLINDTHGHDTGDRVLKFVAGLLAKASNDRCHVARHGGEEFVMLFRGKTAAEACEAVDSVREDLANRSLVNRTNGERMDRVSFSAGVANVLIYDDPRAALKAADRALYLAKEHGRNRVYLAAETD, encoded by the coding sequence ATGAACGGGGCACAACCATCTTCCGCGAGCCCGCAGCATGGGCTGACCGACCGTCTGGCACGCTGGGCCAGGGGATTTTCTGGCAAATCCGAGGAGGATGTCGTCGAAGAGGAACATCGGCCGCGCAGTGGCACGGCGTCCAACCGGGAAATCAATCGCCGTCGGCAACTCTATGGCGATATCGGCGACTTTCTCTTCGCCCATGATCTCGATCTGACCCCGATCAATTTCAGCGTCGCGCTGGATTATCTGACCGGCGCCAATATCGGTGTCGAAAAGGCGATCAAGGCCGTGATGATGGAACGCGGCAAGATCACCAATGGCTGGATCGAATCGATCGCCGCCGAACAGCGCGCCGATGAAGTGACGCCCGAATCGCTGGCGACGATGCTGGACAAGGTGGAGGAAAATCTCATCCAGTTCACCGGCCTGATGCATGAATCGCGCAATTCGGCGAAGGATTATGGCGCCGCGCTGCAGGAACAGGCCAAGGATCTGGGCGAAGGCCGCAACAATGAGCCGGTACTGGCGAGGCTGGTCGGCCTGACCCGGTCGATGGTCGAAAAGACACGCCAGGTCGAAAGTCAGCTCCGTGACAATCAGCGCCAGACCCAGGCGCTCAAGTCCAGCCTGGAAAATGCCCGCCGGGCCGCCGAGCATGACCACCTGACCGGCCTGCCCAACCGCCGCGCCTTCGAAGGCGTGCTGGGCGAAGAGATGCAGCAGGCGCTCGACAATGGCGAAGCGCTGTCGGTCGCCTTTTGCGACATAGACCATTTCAAGCTTATCAACGACACTCATGGCCATGACACGGGCGACCGGGTGTTGAAGTTCGTCGCCGGCCTGCTGGCCAAGGCGTCCAACGACCGTTGCCATGTCGCGCGGCACGGGGGCGAGGAGTTCGTGATGCTGTTTCGCGGCAAGACCGCCGCCGAAGCCTGCGAGGCGGTGGACAGCGTGCGCGAAGACCTGGCCAACCGCAGCCTCGTCAACCGCACCAATGGCGAGCGGATGGACCGGGTGAGCTTTTCCGCCGGCGTCGCCAATGTCCTGATCTACGACGATCCCCGCGCTGCGCTCAAGGCCGCAGACCGCGCCCTCTATCTGGCCAAGGAACATGGCCGCAACCGGGTCTATCTCGCCGCCGAAACGGATTAG